GCATTGGGTACGCCCTCTCCCATTACCGGGCCAGCCGGGGCACAGCGTTGCCTTTCGGATTTGATGAGGTCGCCCTGGGTTTTCCGCCGGGCGTCCAGAGGGGTAACTATGGCCGGAGCGTTCGAGCTTTTTCACGACGGGAACCTGTCTTTCGGGTTTAGGTTGAAGGCTCCCGATGGGACGGTTGTGGCGGTATCGGGCCCGTTCCCGGACAAGGTGTCGGCTGTCGAGGGTATCCGTGTCGTCCGTGAGTGTGCCGGAATGGGTTTGATCACCGATCTTTGCCCCATGCCCGGGGATTCCCACGAAAGTCTGGCGCGAACGGTATGAGCACTTTGGACAGCATGTTCACGTACTCCAGCGCGCTGGAGCCCAGCGCTTGCACCGCGGGGGCGTTTCTCATCGATGCCGTGACCGGGGTGATCGCGTGGTCCGATGCGCTCTACCGGATCCACGGATACCAGCGCGGAGAGGTCGTGCCCACCGTTGAGCTCGTCCTGGCGCACAAGCACCCGGGCGACAGGGCAAAAATACGGGAATTGCACGCCGGTATGGCCGAAGCCGGGGGGCACTTCTCCAGCTACCACCGCCTGATTGACTCCCACCAGCACGAACACAGGGTACTGACTACCGGGGAGGCCGTCCTCGACGCGAACGGCAGGCTCTTCTCCATCACGGGAATCATGGTCGACCTGACCTCAACTGTCCACGCCGAAACGGAACGGGCCGCCAGGGATGCAGTCGCCGGAGCCGTCCGCGCCCGCGCCGTCATCGAAAGAGCCGTGGGCATTCTTATGGGACGG
This DNA window, taken from Pseudarthrobacter sp. ATCC 49987, encodes the following:
- a CDS encoding YegP family protein, producing the protein MAGAFELFHDGNLSFGFRLKAPDGTVVAVSGPFPDKVSAVEGIRVVRECAGMGLITDLCPMPGDSHESLARTV
- a CDS encoding PAS and ANTAR domain-containing protein → MSTLDSMFTYSSALEPSACTAGAFLIDAVTGVIAWSDALYRIHGYQRGEVVPTVELVLAHKHPGDRAKIRELHAGMAEAGGHFSSYHRLIDSHQHEHRVLTTGEAVLDANGRLFSITGIMVDLTSTVHAETERAARDAVAGAVRARAVIERAVGILMGRLSIGADAAFSLLSVHSNHTNKKLAAIASQLVGLAEEPRNAAVLTAVIHDIQRHTPHATAVRRGTPSEGLA